The following are encoded together in the Brassica napus cultivar Da-Ae chromosome A9, Da-Ae, whole genome shotgun sequence genome:
- the LOC106359713 gene encoding uncharacterized protein LOC106359713, translated as MAHTSSRTTIVFIVVALICAFVPAFSVEEAEAKSLWDTCLLKISPKCALDIIGVVFENLTITDACCHDLVQEGKMCHDTLIKYIAEKPHLVAHETEYLKKSDDMWTHCVSISQTA; from the coding sequence ATGGCTCACACTTCTTCCCGAACTACTATCGTATTCATTGTTGTTGCTTTGATTTGTGCGTTCGTTCCAGCATTCTCTGTTGAAGAAGCTGAAGCAAAATCACTATGGGATACATGTCTTCTTAAAATCAGTCCAAAATGTGCGTTGGATATAATTGGTGTTGTCTTTGAAAATTTAACCATCACTGATGCATGTTGTCATGATCTTGTTCAAGAAGGAAAAATGTGTCACGATACTCTTATCAAATATATTGCTGAGAAGCCGCATTTAGTTGCCCACGAAACAGAGTATTTGAAGAAAAGTGATGATATGTGGACTCATTGTGTCTCAATTTCGCAAACTgcttaa
- the LOC125578363 gene encoding uncharacterized protein LOC125578363 — protein sequence MAHTSSRTTIVFIVVALICAFVPAFSVEEAEAKSLWDTCLLKISPNCALDIIGVVFENLTITDACCHDLVHEGKMCHDTLIKYIAEKPHLVAHETEYLKKSDDLWTHCVSVSQTA from the coding sequence ATGGCTCACACTTCTTCCCGAACTACTATCGTATTCATTGTTGTTGCTTTGATTTGTGCGTTCGTTCCTGCATTCTCTGTTGAAGAAGCTGAAGCAAAATCACTATGGGATACCTGTCTTCTTAAAATCAGTCCAAATTGTGCGTTGGATATAATTGGTGTTGTCTTTGAAAATTTAACCATCACTGATGCATGTTGTCATGATCTTGTACATGAAGGAAAAATGTGTCACGATACTCTTATCAAATATATTGCTGAGAAGCCGCATTTAGTTGCCCACGAAACAGAGTATTTGAAGAAAAGTGATGATTTGTGGACTCATTGTGTCTCAGTTTCGCAAACTgcttaa